From Acidimicrobiia bacterium, a single genomic window includes:
- a CDS encoding class II aldolase/adducin family protein yields the protein MTWPSAVPGLGRGLTLRQSLACALRVLAHEGWQENLSGHITWADDDGETIWANPWGMWWSEVRAADIVRVGLDGRVVEGQWDVTPAVFLHTELHRARPDARVVVHNHPYAATVLACLGVEPVIAHQNAGIFDGELACVDEYDGTVESEAAGRWLAERVGNASGVLLANHGAIVTGESVGAACYRAVTFERMCRFTLDALQARRELRPLPVGSRPALKGELIRNTPDAYWHGAVRQLLAREPEVLEE from the coding sequence GTGACCTGGCCGAGCGCGGTCCCGGGCCTCGGGCGCGGGCTCACCCTGCGCCAGTCGCTCGCGTGCGCGTTGCGCGTGCTCGCGCACGAGGGCTGGCAGGAGAACTTGTCGGGACACATCACGTGGGCCGACGACGACGGCGAGACGATCTGGGCCAACCCGTGGGGGATGTGGTGGTCGGAGGTGCGCGCCGCCGACATCGTGCGCGTCGGGCTCGACGGTCGCGTCGTCGAGGGACAGTGGGACGTGACGCCCGCGGTGTTCCTCCACACCGAGCTGCATCGGGCGCGGCCGGACGCGCGCGTCGTCGTGCACAACCATCCGTACGCGGCGACGGTGCTGGCGTGTCTCGGCGTCGAGCCGGTCATCGCACACCAGAACGCGGGCATCTTCGACGGTGAGCTCGCGTGCGTCGACGAGTACGACGGCACTGTCGAGTCCGAGGCCGCGGGCCGCTGGCTCGCGGAACGCGTCGGCAACGCGAGTGGTGTGCTCCTCGCGAACCACGGCGCGATCGTGACCGGCGAGTCGGTCGGCGCGGCCTGCTACCGCGCGGTGACGTTCGAGCGGATGTGCCGGTTCACGCTCGACGCGCTGCAGGCGCGGCGCGAGCTGCGACCGTTGCCGGTGGGTTCGCGCCCCGCGCTCAAAGGCGAGCTGATCCGCAACACCCCCGATGCCTACTGGCACGGCGCGGTCCGGCAGCTGCTCGCCCGTGAGCCCGAGGTGCTCGAGGAGTAA
- a CDS encoding TetR/AcrR family transcriptional regulator, producing the protein MLKSAATSRPSRNRVSVEQRRVEILEATRAVVLEKGFGGTRIKDVADELGVSTGLVHYHFESKDELLAETMRYAADADIRRLEKTVAAGSDPVERLDRVLREYLPGPRDQSWTLWIDAWGEALRSPTLKEISEELDAAWVALLERVIRDGVTARRFRTSDPAGAAWRLAALMDGLGLQVVLHKGTMSRTKMLEHTRAAAAAELGLRRDDFPSRK; encoded by the coding sequence GTGCTCAAGTCCGCGGCGACGTCCCGCCCTTCTCGCAACCGGGTCAGCGTCGAGCAACGCCGGGTCGAGATCCTCGAGGCGACGCGCGCCGTCGTGCTCGAGAAGGGATTCGGCGGCACGCGCATCAAGGACGTCGCCGACGAGCTCGGCGTCTCGACCGGATTGGTCCACTACCACTTCGAGTCGAAGGACGAGTTGCTCGCGGAGACGATGCGCTACGCGGCCGACGCCGACATTCGTCGGCTCGAGAAGACCGTCGCCGCGGGCTCCGATCCCGTCGAACGGCTCGACCGGGTGCTGCGCGAGTACCTCCCGGGGCCGCGTGACCAGAGCTGGACGCTGTGGATCGACGCGTGGGGTGAGGCGCTGCGGAGCCCGACGCTCAAGGAGATCTCCGAGGAGCTCGACGCGGCGTGGGTCGCGCTGCTCGAACGGGTGATCCGCGACGGCGTGACCGCGCGCCGCTTCCGCACGAGCGACCCGGCCGGCGCGGCGTGGCGGCTCGCGGCGCTCATGGACGGGCTCGGCCTCCAGGTCGTGCTGCACAAGGGCACGATGAGCCGCACGAAGATGCTCGAGCACACCCGCGCCGCGGCGGCGGCGGAGCTCGGCCTCCGGCGCGACGACTTTCCGTCGCGCAAGTAA
- a CDS encoding aromatic ring-hydroxylating dioxygenase subunit alpha, translated as MVATRHDDAEITARLGVPVERAHTLPGHWYADAEHHAREMERVYRRSWVGVGLEDDVRAPGTYRTATVGNVPVVVVRDEHGTLRAFLNACRHRGAPIAYGEGSARALQCSYHGWVYRLDGSLARAAGVGEPEGFDLACSGLFEVRVTTFARLLLVNVDPDAPDFDPGPLGAGVDPYQLGRLELGHRDRFEVAANWKVVVENYSENYHTPFLHSQLPTAGYEYPMREVGPIVFAWDRPLQPRDASEEALATSAPGEPGWARVGECVAAESFNNGGYVTLFPNTMISMFGGFAAPMRLTPTGPASTIVERDYLWAPDIDAERRARDLVATQEVVAQDLEICEAIQRTYAGGISARGVLSTEHERGVAHVHRLLVEALATDG; from the coding sequence ATGGTCGCGACCCGGCACGACGACGCGGAAATCACCGCCCGGCTCGGCGTACCCGTCGAGCGCGCGCACACGCTCCCCGGTCACTGGTACGCCGACGCGGAACACCACGCACGCGAGATGGAGCGCGTGTATCGACGCTCATGGGTCGGTGTCGGCCTCGAGGACGACGTGCGCGCGCCGGGCACCTACCGAACCGCGACGGTCGGCAACGTGCCGGTCGTGGTCGTGCGCGACGAGCACGGGACGCTGCGCGCGTTCCTCAACGCCTGCCGGCACCGCGGCGCGCCGATCGCCTACGGCGAAGGATCGGCGCGCGCGCTGCAGTGCTCGTACCACGGATGGGTGTACCGGCTCGACGGTTCGCTCGCACGTGCCGCGGGCGTCGGCGAGCCCGAGGGCTTCGACCTCGCGTGCTCGGGCCTCTTCGAGGTGCGGGTCACCACGTTCGCCCGCCTGCTGCTCGTGAACGTCGACCCCGACGCGCCCGACTTCGATCCCGGCCCTCTCGGCGCGGGCGTCGACCCGTACCAGCTCGGCCGATTGGAGCTCGGTCACCGCGATCGCTTCGAGGTCGCGGCGAACTGGAAGGTCGTCGTCGAGAACTACTCGGAGAACTACCACACACCCTTCCTGCATTCGCAGCTGCCCACCGCGGGCTACGAGTACCCGATGCGCGAGGTCGGGCCGATCGTCTTCGCGTGGGACCGGCCGCTGCAACCGCGTGATGCGTCCGAGGAAGCGCTCGCGACGAGCGCACCGGGCGAGCCGGGCTGGGCGCGCGTCGGCGAGTGCGTTGCGGCGGAATCGTTCAACAACGGCGGGTACGTCACGCTCTTCCCGAACACGATGATCTCGATGTTCGGCGGGTTCGCGGCGCCGATGCGGCTCACGCCGACCGGTCCGGCGTCGACGATCGTCGAGCGCGACTACCTCTGGGCACCCGACATCGACGCCGAGCGACGCGCGCGCGACCTCGTCGCGACCCAGGAAGTCGTCGCGCAGGATCTCGAGATCTGCGAGGCGATCCAGCGCACGTACGCGGGCGGCATCTCCGCGCGCGGCGTGCTCTCCACCGAGCACGAGCGCGGCGTCGCGCACGTGCACCGACTCCTCGTCGAGGCGCTCGCAACCGACGGGTGA
- a CDS encoding ABC transporter ATP-binding protein, translated as MTEAVGAQAPRGPLATRGGAIELVKLEKQFGEFTAVDHIDLSIGSGEFFSLLGPSGCGKTTTLRLIAGFERPTSGAILLDGVDLASTPPHRRPVNTVFQSYALFPHLTVEDNIAYGLRWQHGGGSKGDRKRRVGEAIALVRLEGLEKRKPAQLSGGQQQRVALARALVLQPSVLLLDEPLGALDAKLRKALQHELTALQRDVGITFVYVTHDQEEALTMSDRLAVMDNGIVAQVGPPREVYTEPANAYVADFLGVANLIDVDVLGSASDGGHRVRLESFELRCATGAISGLGRAKIVIRPERARILEYGAIGENHVPGMIDRLVYLGPTTQVVVRLPNGDSVQVLVANTDEKLAHEPGTPVTLVLPADALRVLPIDERLDLLAADPAAAADSEAAPRVDE; from the coding sequence ATGACGGAAGCGGTGGGCGCGCAGGCTCCGCGCGGTCCGCTCGCCACGCGGGGCGGTGCCATCGAGCTCGTGAAGCTCGAGAAGCAGTTCGGTGAGTTCACCGCGGTCGACCACATCGACCTCTCGATCGGGTCGGGGGAGTTCTTCTCGCTCCTCGGCCCGTCCGGTTGCGGCAAGACCACCACGCTGCGCCTCATCGCCGGCTTCGAGCGGCCCACCTCGGGCGCGATCCTCCTCGACGGCGTCGACCTCGCGAGCACGCCGCCGCACCGGCGGCCGGTGAACACCGTGTTCCAGAGCTACGCGTTGTTCCCGCACCTCACGGTCGAGGACAACATCGCGTACGGCCTGCGGTGGCAGCACGGCGGCGGGAGCAAGGGCGATCGCAAGCGGCGCGTCGGTGAGGCGATCGCGCTCGTACGGCTCGAAGGGCTCGAGAAGCGCAAGCCCGCGCAGCTCTCGGGTGGTCAGCAGCAGCGCGTCGCGCTCGCGCGTGCGCTCGTGCTCCAGCCGTCGGTGCTGTTGCTCGACGAGCCGCTCGGGGCGCTCGACGCGAAGCTGCGCAAGGCGCTCCAGCACGAGCTCACCGCGCTGCAGCGCGATGTCGGGATCACGTTCGTCTACGTCACGCACGACCAGGAAGAGGCGCTCACGATGAGTGACCGCCTCGCGGTCATGGACAACGGCATCGTGGCGCAGGTCGGTCCGCCGCGCGAGGTCTACACGGAGCCCGCGAACGCGTACGTCGCCGACTTCCTCGGCGTCGCGAACCTCATCGACGTCGATGTGCTCGGATCTGCGTCCGACGGCGGTCACCGCGTGCGGCTCGAGAGCTTCGAGCTGCGGTGTGCGACCGGCGCGATCAGCGGCCTCGGCCGGGCCAAGATCGTCATCCGGCCCGAACGCGCGCGCATCCTCGAGTACGGCGCCATCGGCGAGAACCACGTGCCGGGCATGATCGATCGGCTCGTGTACCTCGGACCGACGACGCAGGTCGTCGTGCGGCTGCCGAACGGCGACAGCGTGCAGGTGCTCGTCGCGAACACCGACGAGAAGCTCGCGCACGAACCGGGCACGCCGGTCACGCTCGTGCTGCCGGCCGACGCACTGCGCGTGCTGCCGATCGACGAGCGCCTCGACCTCCTCGCGGCCGACCCGGCCGCCGCGGCCGATTCCGAAGCCGCACCCCGCGTCGACGAGTAG
- a CDS encoding SAM-dependent methyltransferase: MPRHPHARFVALVQLLARHRPDVEPVAILEQRVLVDGRIVDNPRALVRADASMRVVPARRLRGDVKLSHALDSFAIVVRGRVALDVGASAGGFTRALLARGARRVYAVDVGTGQLVGALRVDPRVVNLEGVNLAEIDRRLVPATVDLVVMDLSYLAVASAVPQLGAIDVGDAADLVALVKPTFELRSAHLVEHTIDIERAVGLANRALTACGWTPTASCAAPRTGAARAREVFVHARRTSR; encoded by the coding sequence GTGCCCAGGCACCCCCACGCGCGCTTCGTCGCGCTCGTCCAGCTCCTCGCGCGCCACCGCCCCGATGTCGAGCCGGTGGCGATCCTCGAGCAGCGCGTCCTCGTCGACGGTCGCATCGTCGACAACCCGCGTGCGCTCGTGCGCGCGGATGCGTCAATGCGCGTCGTGCCCGCGCGCCGGCTGCGGGGCGACGTCAAGCTGTCGCACGCGCTCGACTCCTTCGCGATCGTCGTGCGGGGTCGCGTCGCGCTCGACGTCGGCGCGAGCGCGGGTGGCTTCACGCGCGCGCTCCTCGCCCGCGGCGCGCGCCGTGTCTACGCGGTCGACGTCGGAACCGGGCAGCTCGTCGGCGCGCTGCGGGTCGATCCGCGCGTCGTGAACCTGGAAGGCGTGAACCTGGCCGAGATCGATCGGCGGCTCGTGCCCGCAACGGTCGACCTCGTCGTGATGGATCTCAGCTACCTCGCGGTCGCGAGCGCCGTCCCGCAGCTCGGCGCGATCGACGTCGGCGACGCGGCCGATCTGGTCGCGCTCGTGAAGCCGACGTTCGAGCTCCGGAGCGCGCACCTCGTCGAGCACACGATCGACATCGAGCGCGCGGTCGGGCTCGCGAACAGAGCGCTCACCGCGTGCGGCTGGACTCCGACCGCTTCGTGTGCCGCGCCGAGAACCGGTGCGGCGCGGGCGCGCGAGGTCTTCGTGCACGCGCGCCGAACATCGCGATGA
- a CDS encoding Gfo/Idh/MocA family oxidoreductase, with protein sequence MNEPLRLGFIGCGSISQAHAAAVRMLAEDGIVQLVAAADPDPEGIARVTSIAGDVERTTADGHELIADPDIDAIVLITPTRFHREYVLATAAAGKPLFSEKPLAPTFDIVRELHQAVTGSGISAQVGFQSRFHPIINKLRGYVESGELGAPMAYTLRDDQYWPTGDVVPGHSSWRSDVAEAGGGALLEHSIHSCDVLSWLFGPAARVFATKRHVFGYTVEDTAALTIEHENGVIGNLVTVFNGVQGREERRLEVFFERGALELTTDFIVGAPEDSLMVQRPNQAAERFDLTALRREWFSAQGVDPDRVVWVYQYFAHRAFAAALREGRAPAPGFDDALRAHALVEAGYRSCASGLPEPVAPLLA encoded by the coding sequence ATGAACGAACCGCTCAGATTGGGCTTCATCGGCTGCGGGTCGATCAGCCAGGCGCATGCGGCCGCGGTGCGGATGCTCGCGGAGGACGGCATCGTGCAGCTCGTCGCCGCGGCCGACCCCGATCCCGAGGGCATCGCGCGCGTCACGAGCATCGCGGGCGACGTCGAGCGCACGACCGCCGACGGCCACGAGCTGATCGCCGATCCCGACATCGACGCGATCGTCCTCATCACGCCGACGCGGTTCCATCGCGAGTACGTGCTCGCGACCGCGGCCGCGGGCAAGCCGCTGTTCTCCGAGAAGCCGCTCGCGCCGACGTTCGACATCGTGCGCGAGCTGCACCAGGCGGTGACGGGCTCGGGTATCTCCGCGCAGGTCGGCTTCCAGTCGCGCTTTCACCCGATCATCAACAAGCTGCGCGGCTATGTCGAGAGCGGCGAGCTCGGCGCGCCGATGGCCTACACGTTGCGCGACGACCAGTACTGGCCGACGGGCGACGTCGTGCCCGGCCATTCGAGCTGGCGGTCCGACGTCGCGGAAGCGGGCGGCGGCGCGCTGCTCGAGCATTCGATCCACAGCTGCGACGTGCTGTCGTGGCTGTTCGGTCCGGCGGCGCGGGTGTTCGCGACCAAGCGGCACGTGTTCGGCTACACGGTGGAGGACACCGCCGCGCTCACGATCGAGCACGAGAACGGTGTGATCGGGAACCTCGTCACCGTCTTCAACGGCGTGCAGGGTCGCGAGGAACGCCGGCTCGAGGTGTTCTTCGAGCGCGGCGCGCTCGAGCTGACGACCGACTTCATCGTCGGTGCGCCCGAGGACTCGCTGATGGTGCAGCGACCCAACCAAGCGGCCGAGCGCTTCGACCTCACCGCGCTGCGGCGCGAGTGGTTCAGCGCGCAGGGCGTCGATCCCGATCGCGTCGTGTGGGTGTACCAGTACTTCGCGCACCGCGCCTTCGCCGCCGCGCTGCGAGAGGGACGCGCGCCGGCGCCGGGCTTCGACGATGCGTTGCGTGCACACGCGCTCGTCGAGGCCGGCTACCGCTCCTGCGCGAGCGGCCTCCCCGAACCCGTGGCTCCCCTGCTCGCCTGA
- a CDS encoding ABC transporter permease, which produces MTATERATVEVEALLGPTPPAQRRLRSPMAWWRDPWRKPRILATVTWAYLLWALLPVVIAIQFSFNKGRSRSAWQGFSWRWYWGDPNLSVVHDPTLHRAVYNSLWLAGMTMLICAPLGVALAVGLTRWRGYGQRPANFLQLIPLVTPEIVIGSSLFLFFTTLVHVVHLGRGAQLIGQITYNLSTVIVIVRGRLLTIGSDYEDAAQDLGASPMQSLRTVILPLLSPAIFASLMIVFATVIDDFVISQFLSADASSETVPMKIYSSLRATATPAVNALATVMLVFTVTAILLAVFVPRLLRRGERGSAVEDFALEM; this is translated from the coding sequence ATGACGGCGACGGAGCGCGCGACGGTCGAGGTGGAAGCACTGCTCGGGCCGACGCCGCCCGCGCAACGCCGATTGCGGTCGCCGATGGCGTGGTGGCGCGATCCGTGGCGCAAGCCGCGCATCCTCGCGACGGTCACGTGGGCGTACCTGCTCTGGGCGCTGCTGCCCGTCGTCATCGCGATCCAGTTCTCGTTCAACAAGGGCCGGTCGCGCAGCGCGTGGCAAGGCTTCTCGTGGCGTTGGTACTGGGGCGACCCGAACCTGTCGGTCGTGCACGACCCGACGCTGCACCGCGCGGTCTACAACAGCCTGTGGCTCGCGGGCATGACGATGCTCATCTGCGCGCCGCTCGGCGTCGCGCTCGCGGTCGGTCTCACCCGCTGGCGCGGCTACGGCCAGCGGCCCGCGAACTTCTTGCAGCTGATCCCACTCGTCACGCCCGAGATCGTGATCGGCAGCTCGCTCTTCCTGTTCTTCACGACGCTCGTGCACGTCGTGCACCTCGGCCGCGGCGCGCAGCTCATCGGCCAGATCACGTACAACCTGTCGACGGTGATCGTGATCGTCCGCGGGCGATTACTCACGATCGGGAGCGACTACGAGGACGCGGCGCAAGATCTGGGCGCGTCGCCGATGCAATCGCTGCGGACGGTGATCCTGCCGCTGCTGAGTCCCGCGATCTTCGCGAGCCTCATGATCGTGTTCGCGACCGTCATCGACGACTTCGTGATCTCGCAGTTCCTGTCGGCCGACGCGTCGAGCGAGACGGTGCCGATGAAGATCTACTCGTCGCTGCGCGCGACGGCGACGCCCGCGGTCAACGCGCTCGCGACCGTGATGCTGGTCTTCACGGTCACCGCGATCCTGCTCGCGGTGTTCGTGCCGCGGCTGCTGCGGCGGGGCGAGCGGGGATCGGCCGTCGAGGACTTCGCGCTCGAGATGTAG
- a CDS encoding ABC transporter permease — MNNESRRPRWLWPVLALPGTAWMVFFFAVPFYGVMAIAGGRDNILFNTRDPQWNPLRWNWDAYHTVWQGLGNGDFGRPFLNTFEYVIAAIVLCFIVGYPVAYYVARYGGKRRGLLLGLLLAPFWISYLMRMLAWVNLLQDDGYVNDLLRHLHLISHPVGWLDGRPYTVILGLVYGYVPFLILPLYAALDRIDIRLLEASRDLGVSPLRTFTKVTLPLSRQGMLAGAAITALPMFGDYYTNTLLSGSPKTNMIGNQIQNAVQTNSTRGIGSALVIVLTVLLTVLMFYYLYSSNQAAKELR; from the coding sequence ATGAACAACGAATCCCGGCGGCCGCGGTGGCTGTGGCCGGTGCTCGCGCTGCCGGGCACGGCCTGGATGGTCTTCTTCTTCGCGGTGCCGTTCTACGGCGTCATGGCGATCGCCGGCGGCCGCGACAACATCCTCTTCAACACGCGCGATCCGCAGTGGAACCCGCTCCGGTGGAACTGGGACGCGTATCACACGGTCTGGCAGGGACTCGGCAACGGCGACTTCGGCCGGCCGTTCCTCAACACGTTCGAGTACGTCATCGCCGCGATCGTGCTCTGCTTCATCGTCGGCTATCCGGTCGCCTACTACGTCGCGCGCTATGGCGGGAAGCGGCGCGGTCTCCTGCTCGGTCTGCTGCTCGCGCCGTTCTGGATCTCGTACCTCATGCGCATGCTCGCGTGGGTGAACCTGCTGCAGGACGACGGGTACGTGAACGATTTGCTGCGACACCTACACCTGATCTCGCACCCCGTCGGCTGGCTCGACGGTCGGCCGTACACGGTCATCCTCGGACTCGTGTACGGCTACGTGCCGTTCCTGATCCTGCCGTTGTACGCGGCACTCGACCGGATCGACATCCGGTTGCTCGAGGCGTCGCGCGACCTCGGTGTCAGTCCGCTGCGCACGTTCACGAAGGTGACGCTGCCGCTCTCGCGCCAAGGCATGCTCGCGGGCGCCGCGATCACCGCGCTGCCGATGTTCGGTGACTACTACACGAACACACTGCTCTCCGGTTCGCCGAAGACGAACATGATCGGCAACCAGATCCAGAACGCGGTGCAGACGAACTCGACGCGCGGCATCGGTTCCGCGCTCGTGATCGTGCTGACCGTTCTGCTGACCGTGCTGATGTTCTATTACCTCTATTCGAGCAACCAGGCCGCGAAGGAGCTCCGATGA
- a CDS encoding spermidine/putrescine ABC transporter substrate-binding protein gives MASHPRERRQSSLSRREFLRNSAFAGAALSVGGSAFLAACGSSGSKSGASGGTGKVGGCGQPPKLSRQNDPATLPLCSTAIKDGLDPETGATLKIFNYADYVGPDMVKAFEDKYHCKVSITTFDSMDDAVSKIQANTASFDITNISPDRIGSLVATENLQPINHSYIPNLTNVWPSLQSPFYDTGARYSVPYTLYTTGIGYRVDKIDAADDPFKLKDGTDLLYNPKYKGKVSVLDDDREALSMALLRLGNTNVNTEDAKEIKAAGAELNKLIDLVNVKVDIQDYTMLPEGSSWVHQAWGGDMINAVADLPKGVPASVLGYWFQPDGKGLIQNDMMAIPKNSKNPVLAHLFLNFFLDSTNALLNFNGIGYQQPLNDLPPESFISKGLVPENLKTALVKPSDFDHAFEELQLSPAGDRLWQAQWRQFTSGG, from the coding sequence ATGGCGTCTCACCCACGCGAACGCAGGCAAAGTTCGCTCAGTCGTCGTGAGTTCCTACGCAACTCGGCCTTCGCGGGCGCAGCACTGTCTGTCGGCGGCAGCGCGTTCCTCGCCGCGTGCGGGAGCAGTGGCTCGAAGTCGGGCGCGTCGGGCGGCACCGGCAAGGTCGGCGGCTGCGGCCAACCGCCGAAGTTGAGTCGTCAGAACGATCCCGCGACGTTGCCGTTGTGCAGCACCGCGATCAAGGACGGACTCGACCCGGAGACCGGCGCGACGCTGAAGATCTTCAACTACGCCGACTATGTCGGACCCGACATGGTCAAGGCGTTCGAGGACAAGTACCACTGCAAGGTCTCGATCACGACGTTCGACTCGATGGACGACGCGGTCAGCAAGATCCAGGCGAACACCGCGAGCTTCGACATCACGAACATCTCGCCCGACCGCATCGGTTCGCTCGTCGCGACCGAGAACCTCCAGCCGATCAACCACAGCTACATCCCGAACCTGACGAACGTGTGGCCGTCGCTGCAGAGCCCGTTCTACGACACGGGCGCGCGCTACTCCGTGCCGTACACGCTCTACACGACCGGCATCGGGTACCGCGTCGACAAGATCGACGCGGCCGACGACCCGTTCAAGCTGAAGGACGGCACCGACCTCCTCTACAACCCGAAGTACAAGGGCAAGGTCTCCGTGCTCGACGACGACCGCGAGGCGTTGTCGATGGCGTTGCTGCGGCTCGGCAACACCAACGTGAACACCGAGGACGCGAAGGAGATCAAGGCCGCCGGCGCCGAGCTGAACAAGCTCATCGACCTCGTGAACGTGAAGGTCGACATCCAGGACTACACGATGCTGCCCGAGGGATCGTCGTGGGTGCACCAGGCGTGGGGCGGCGACATGATCAACGCGGTTGCCGACCTTCCGAAGGGCGTGCCCGCGTCGGTGCTCGGCTACTGGTTCCAGCCCGACGGCAAGGGCCTCATCCAGAACGACATGATGGCGATCCCGAAGAACTCGAAGAACCCGGTGCTCGCGCACCTGTTCCTGAACTTCTTCCTCGATTCCACGAACGCGCTGCTGAACTTCAACGGCATCGGTTACCAGCAACCGCTCAACGATCTGCCGCCGGAGTCGTTCATCAGCAAGGGTCTCGTGCCCGAGAACCTGAAGACCGCGCTCGTGAAACCGTCCGACTTCGACCACGCCTTCGAGGAGCTGCAGCTGTCGCCCGCGGGCGACCGCCTCTGGCAGGCCCAGTGGCGGCAGTTCACGAGCGGTGGCTAG
- a CDS encoding NAD(P)/FAD-dependent oxidoreductase yields the protein MTNSRYDAIVVGGGHNGLVAGAYLARAGLRTVVLEARDDIGGAARTEQPWGPEFKVTALSYVMSLMPPTIIKDLSLERHGYHVLPMGPSYIAFPDGRSMLLHDEPSRNIDEVSKFSRHDAANLADYEAWLAGLADVLGPLLLTTPPKLGSRHPRDLVDLLRLAWGVRGLDVRTTAEATRLMTTSISDLLARWFESPELKGVLAVNGIIGTWAGPDEPGTAYVMAHHSIGDVGDGHLGSWGYPIGGMGAVSEAIRRAAVELGCEVRTGAPVEEITVANGKTRGVVLKNGEVLTADTVVAATHPQITFLRQIARSELPADFVRDLEAWRSRSGVVKVNVALSELPDFIADPGTQMHERYTGAVELCHSLEYLERAFQDAREGRAATRPFSDGVIPSTLDPSIAPDGMHVMSLFTQWVPHEWAGESHAAELESYADRVVDGYTELAPNFKQSIVHRQVIGPYEMEHEYGLIGGNIFHGELSADQLFHLRPAPGYADFTTPVDGLYQCSSATHGGGGVTGIPALLCTRRILGDMKRAQWKNRLRLRGSMAG from the coding sequence ATGACGAACAGCCGTTACGACGCGATCGTGGTCGGTGGGGGGCACAACGGTCTCGTTGCGGGCGCGTACCTCGCGCGTGCAGGCCTGCGCACCGTCGTGCTCGAGGCGCGCGACGACATCGGTGGCGCGGCGCGCACGGAGCAACCGTGGGGACCTGAGTTCAAAGTGACGGCGCTCTCGTACGTGATGAGCCTCATGCCGCCGACGATCATCAAGGATCTGTCGCTCGAGCGCCACGGCTACCACGTGCTGCCGATGGGTCCGTCGTACATCGCGTTCCCCGACGGCCGTTCGATGCTCCTGCACGACGAGCCGAGCCGCAACATCGACGAGGTGTCGAAGTTCTCACGGCACGACGCCGCGAACCTCGCCGACTACGAGGCGTGGCTGGCCGGCCTCGCCGACGTGCTCGGGCCGTTGCTGCTCACGACACCGCCGAAGCTCGGCTCGCGCCACCCGCGCGATCTCGTCGACCTGTTGCGCCTCGCGTGGGGAGTGCGCGGGCTCGACGTCCGCACGACCGCGGAAGCGACGCGCCTCATGACGACGAGTATCAGCGATCTGCTCGCGCGCTGGTTCGAGTCGCCCGAGCTCAAGGGCGTGCTCGCCGTGAACGGCATCATCGGCACCTGGGCCGGACCCGACGAGCCCGGCACCGCCTACGTGATGGCGCACCACTCGATCGGTGACGTCGGCGACGGCCACCTCGGTTCCTGGGGCTACCCGATCGGCGGGATGGGCGCGGTGTCCGAGGCCATCCGGCGCGCCGCGGTCGAGCTCGGCTGTGAGGTCCGCACCGGCGCGCCGGTCGAGGAGATCACGGTCGCGAACGGCAAGACGCGCGGCGTCGTGCTGAAGAACGGCGAGGTGCTCACGGCCGACACCGTCGTCGCCGCGACACATCCGCAGATCACGTTCCTGCGGCAGATCGCGCGGTCGGAGCTGCCGGCCGACTTCGTGCGCGACCTCGAGGCGTGGCGCAGCCGCAGCGGCGTCGTGAAGGTGAACGTCGCGCTCTCGGAGCTGCCCGACTTCATCGCCGATCCCGGCACCCAGATGCACGAGCGCTACACCGGCGCCGTCGAGCTGTGTCACTCGCTCGAGTACCTCGAGCGCGCGTTCCAGGACGCGCGCGAAGGGCGCGCGGCGACGCGCCCGTTCTCCGACGGCGTGATCCCGTCGACGCTCGACCCGTCGATCGCGCCCGACGGCATGCACGTGATGTCGTTGTTCACGCAGTGGGTGCCGCACGAGTGGGCCGGCGAGTCGCACGCCGCGGAGCTCGAGTCGTACGCCGACCGCGTCGTCGACGGCTACACGGAGCTCGCGCCGAACTTCAAGCAGTCGATCGTGCACCGCCAGGTGATCGGACCGTACGAGATGGAGCACGAGTACGGGCTCATCGGCGGGAACATCTTCCACGGCGAGCTGTCGGCCGACCAGCTGTTCCATCTGCGGCCGGCGCCGGGGTACGCCGACTTCACGACCCCGGTCGACGGGCTGTACCAGTGCTCGTCGGCGACCCACGGCGGCGGCGGTGTGACCGGCATTCCCGCGCTGCTCTGCACGCGCCGGATCCTCGGCGACATGAAGCGCGCGCAGTGGAA